From Vigna radiata var. radiata cultivar VC1973A unplaced genomic scaffold, Vradiata_ver6 scaffold_189, whole genome shotgun sequence, the proteins below share one genomic window:
- the LOC106778787 gene encoding protein BIG GRAIN 1-like E, protein MSIAGLMDPEINHNKSFHRRNDSGELDVFEAARYFSGYSEVVGYTGSTFTQKIMREERHHAHRARISLDMPMRSLLPQQFHGMEKQIMKEKKHKQPSSPGGRLASFLNSLFSQSASKKKKSKSSSQSMKDEDESPGGRRRRRSSISHFRSASTADSKSLYSSLSSGFRTPPYVQTPTKSCKEFRTFSDHKHAQLLSAKYNNGHARSTTTLQNELWDEKKKREPTTTLMDDNRHNHKHKHMNGLSSSEKQRNKGSHESVEKDRMLVEKYSAEEKEISQIRKFNEVDDGAESDSSSDLFELQNYDLGYYSSGLPVYETTNMDSIKRGAPISNGPL, encoded by the coding sequence ATGTCCATAGCAGGCCTCATGGACCCAGAAATTAATCACAACAAGTCCTTCCACCGCAGGAACGATTCTGGTGAGCTTGATGTGTTTGAGGCAGCAAGGTACTTCTCAGGATACAGTGAAGTTGTTGGCTACACTGGCTCCACCTTCACTCAGAAGATCATGAGAGAAGAAAGACATCATGCACACAGAGCCAGAATCAGCTTAGACATGCCAATGAGAAGCTTGCTTCCCCAACAATTCCATGGCATGGAGAAGCAAATCATGAAGGAGAAGAAACACAAGCAGCCTAGCTCTCCAGGTGGAAGGCTTGCAAGCTTCTTGAACTCTCTCTTCAGCCAATCAGcatcaaagaagaagaaatcaaaatcCAGCTCTCAGTCCATGAAAGATGAGGACGAGAGCCCTGgagggaggaggaggaggaggagcagCATTAGCCATTTCAGAAGCGCCAGCACTGCAGATTCAAAGTCCTTATACTCTTCCTTAAGTTCAGGGTTCAGAACTCCTCCTTATGTACAAACACCAACCAAGAGCTGCAAGGAATTCAGAACCTTCTCAGACCACAAGCATGCACAGTTATTGTCAGCAAAGTATAATAATGGACATGCAAGATCAACAACCACTTTGCAAAATGAGTTGTGggatgagaagaaaaaaagggaacCAACAACAACTTTGATGGATGATAACAGGCACaatcacaaacacaaacacatgaATGGTTTATCATCATCAGAGAAACAAAGGAACAAGGGAAGTCATGAATCAGTTGAGAAAGATAGGATGTTAGTGGAGAAGTACTCAGCAGAGGAAAAGGAAATCTCTCAAATCAGGAAGTTCAATGAGGTTGATGATGGTGCAGAAAGTGATTCAAGCTCTGATCTGTTTGAATTGCAAAACTATGACTTGGGATACTATTCAAGTGGTCTACCTGTCTATGAAACTACCAACATGGATAGCATCAAGAGAGGAGCACCAATTTCCAATGGCCCTCTGTGA